A window from Bufo bufo chromosome 1, aBufBuf1.1, whole genome shotgun sequence encodes these proteins:
- the DUOXA2 gene encoding dual oxidase maturation factor 2, translating to MTFYNGVFPFYPHERRKWVFGVDIIIVIIVFLVFALAFILIIPGIRGKARLSWICRVIISLFIGVVTVVVNFTADWEVGSVNSVTTYKSFSNSMVNADIGVHVGLNGVNITLKGNPIHQINETIDYNEQFLWSFGSNFNEYYFDGLQKGLPNPILYVAEKFTQNDPCGIFSQYRISSHYASACMWVAFCSWIICNILFSMSVFIYGAHMILVTGAFMLFSLISFSTVKNVSFCNIQFGSETLKTTFGGSFWLSLAVGLLCFAIGITLIVLNWCVPEKLKLFFNAIEDDEDSTSRSSDNEHCHNNLAFEHV from the exons ATGACCTTCTACAATGGGGTATTTCCTTTTTACCCACATGAACGGAGGAAATGGGTCTTTGGCGTGGACATTATTATTGTCATCATTGTGTTTTTGGTGTTTGCTTTAGCTTTTATCCTCATCATCCCAGGAATAAGAGGCAAAGCA AGACTATCATGGATATGCAGAGTTATAATAAGCCTATTTATTGGAGTTGTTACAGTCG TTGTAAATTTTACTGCTGATTGGGAGGTTGGATCAGTTAATTCCGTAACTACATATAAATCATTCAGTAATTCCATGGTGAATGCAGATATTGGAGTACATGTCGGCCTTAATGGAGTTAATATAACCTTAAAAG GCAATCCCATTCATCAAATTAATGAGACAATTGACTATAATGAGCAATTTCTGTGGAGTTTTGGATCAAATTTTAATGAATATTACTTTGATGGTCTGCAAAAAGGACTCCCTAATCCCATACTATATGTGGCAGAGAAATTTACTCAGAATGATCCTTGTGGTATATTTAGCCAGTATAGGATATCCAGTCACTATGCATCAGCTTGCATGTG GGTGGCATTCTGCTCCTGGATTATCTGCAATATACTTTTCTCCATGTCAGTGTTCATATATGGAGCTCACATGATACTTGTGACGGGAGCGTTTATGCTGTTCTCCTTGATTTCCTTCTCCACAGTGAAGAATGTATCATTTTGTAATATACAGTTTGGTTCGGAGACTCTAAAAACCACATTTGGAGGCTCTTTCTGGCTAAGCCTGGCTGTAG gtctTCTTTGCTTCGCTATCGGAATAACATTAATTGTTTTAAATTGGTGTGTTCCTGAAAAACTGAAGTTATTTTTTAATGCTATTGAAGATGATGAGGACTCAACATCAAGATCCTCTGATAATGAGCACTGTCATAATAATTTGGCTTTTGAGCATGTATGA